In the genome of Myxococcus stipitatus, one region contains:
- a CDS encoding AAA family ATPase, with amino-acid sequence MSLPTPGSARAASPTEPWLEELDLLVRARYPLLYLVSWEEHRVDAILTELARAHGKAVFTWSVTKGLRGTANTRTSTLPEDTRNPIDALAAIEKLGEPSLVVLKDFHAFLEEKTVVRALRELAHFLKSTFSTVILLSPSLLIPVELEKEVSVIDVPMPGYNDLMRLLKEIVAVVRRTNKATIELSREHADQLIKAALGLTMAEAENAFAKAIASDGKLGPEDIKRIQDEKRQVIRKSGLLEYYPPDETLGNVGGLENLKGWLSQRTAAFGERARQFGLPEPRGLLLLGVQGCGKSLTAKAVSAHWNLPLLRLDMGRIFSGLIGSSEENLRKAIRVAESVSPVVLWVDEIEKGLSGVASSSSADSGVSARVFGTLLTWLQEKTAPVFVVATANRIDGLPPEVLRKGRFDEIFFIDLPAQAEREDIFRIHLRKRKREPAHFSVPELAALAEGFSGAEIEQSVVAGLYEAFAENTELAQQHLVRTLRDTFPLSVTMRDEIGRLREWARGRTRPASSRVGAPA; translated from the coding sequence ATGTCGCTCCCCACCCCCGGCAGCGCCCGAGCCGCATCTCCCACCGAGCCATGGCTCGAGGAGCTGGACCTCCTCGTCCGCGCCCGCTACCCGCTGCTCTACCTGGTGTCCTGGGAGGAGCACCGCGTGGACGCCATCCTCACGGAGCTGGCGCGCGCACACGGCAAGGCCGTCTTCACCTGGTCCGTCACCAAGGGCCTTCGCGGCACGGCCAACACCCGCACCAGCACGCTGCCCGAGGACACGCGCAACCCCATCGACGCGCTGGCCGCCATCGAGAAGCTGGGCGAGCCCTCGCTGGTGGTGCTGAAGGACTTCCACGCCTTCCTCGAGGAGAAGACCGTGGTGCGCGCCCTGCGCGAGCTGGCGCACTTCCTCAAGAGCACCTTCAGCACCGTCATCCTCCTCTCCCCCTCCCTGCTCATCCCCGTGGAGCTGGAGAAGGAGGTCTCCGTCATCGACGTGCCCATGCCCGGGTACAACGACCTCATGCGGCTCTTGAAGGAGATTGTCGCGGTGGTGCGCCGCACCAACAAGGCGACCATCGAGCTGTCTCGCGAGCACGCCGACCAGCTCATCAAGGCCGCACTCGGGCTGACGATGGCGGAGGCCGAGAACGCCTTCGCCAAGGCCATCGCCTCCGACGGCAAGCTGGGCCCCGAGGACATCAAGCGCATCCAGGACGAGAAGCGCCAGGTCATTCGCAAGAGCGGCCTGCTCGAGTACTACCCGCCCGATGAGACGCTGGGCAACGTGGGGGGCCTGGAGAACCTCAAGGGCTGGCTGAGCCAGCGCACCGCCGCCTTCGGCGAGCGCGCCCGTCAGTTCGGCCTGCCGGAGCCTCGCGGACTGCTGCTGCTGGGCGTGCAGGGCTGCGGCAAGAGCCTCACCGCGAAGGCCGTCTCCGCGCACTGGAACCTGCCGCTGCTGCGGCTGGACATGGGCCGCATCTTCAGCGGGCTGATTGGCTCCTCGGAGGAGAACCTCCGCAAGGCCATCCGCGTAGCGGAGAGCGTGTCGCCCGTGGTGCTCTGGGTGGATGAAATCGAGAAGGGACTTTCGGGCGTGGCCTCCTCCAGCTCCGCGGACAGCGGCGTGTCCGCGCGCGTCTTCGGCACGCTGCTGACATGGCTCCAGGAGAAGACGGCGCCCGTGTTCGTGGTGGCCACGGCCAACCGCATCGACGGGCTGCCTCCCGAGGTGCTGCGCAAGGGACGCTTCGACGAAATCTTCTTCATCGACCTGCCCGCGCAGGCCGAGCGCGAGGACATCTTCCGCATCCACCTGCGCAAGCGGAAGCGGGAGCCCGCGCACTTCTCCGTGCCGGAGCTGGCCGCGCTCGCCGAGGGCTTCAGCGGCGCCGAAATCGAGCAGTCGGTGGTGGCCGGACTGTATGAGGCCTTCGCGGAGAACACCGAGCTGGCGCAGCAGCACCTGGTGAGGACCCTCCGCGACACCTTCCCGTTGTCCGTGACGATGCGCGACGAGATTGGCCGCCTGCGAGAGTGGGCCCGAGGACGCACCCGGCCCGCTTCGTCCCGCGTGGGGGCTCCCGCATGA
- a CDS encoding response regulator, giving the protein MAKRVLVVDDAIFMRNMIKDIFASGGFEVVGEAANGLEAVEKYKELKPDLTTMDIVMPFKSGIEATREIIKHDSSAVVIMCSALGQESLVMEAIEAGASDFIVKPFRAEDVLAVVKKVLGEA; this is encoded by the coding sequence ATGGCTAAGCGGGTCCTGGTCGTCGACGATGCCATCTTCATGCGCAACATGATCAAGGACATCTTCGCGTCTGGAGGGTTCGAGGTCGTCGGTGAAGCGGCCAATGGCCTGGAGGCGGTGGAGAAGTACAAGGAGCTCAAGCCCGACCTCACGACGATGGACATCGTGATGCCGTTCAAGAGCGGCATCGAGGCGACGCGGGAGATCATCAAGCACGACAGCAGCGCGGTGGTCATCATGTGCTCCGCGCTGGGCCAGGAGAGCCTGGTGATGGAGGCCATCGAGGCGGGTGCCTCGGACTTCATCGTCAAGCCGTTCCGCGCCGAGGACGTGTTGGCCGTGGTGAAGAAGGTCCTGGGAGAGGCGTGA
- a CDS encoding MmcQ/YjbR family DNA-binding protein: MTATSNAKLRAAEDRLREVMLSFPDVTEEFPWGHRTGKVRGKMFALLVLDERGLTVTTKLPESHEAALMLPFATPTGYGLGKSGWVSALFAPGQDVPVELMAQWMRESFHAVAPKSVLKAVKDAPARSPQVKKSTPAKKAPAAKKAPARKAPAAKKAPAKKAPAKKGGPGVKRARTPRRARA, from the coding sequence ATGACCGCGACCTCCAATGCGAAGCTGCGCGCCGCCGAGGACCGGCTGCGCGAGGTGATGTTGTCGTTCCCCGACGTCACGGAGGAGTTTCCGTGGGGGCATCGCACCGGCAAGGTGCGGGGGAAGATGTTCGCCCTCCTGGTGCTGGATGAGCGGGGGCTGACGGTCACCACCAAGCTGCCCGAGTCCCACGAGGCGGCGCTGATGCTCCCCTTCGCCACGCCCACCGGCTACGGCCTGGGCAAGAGCGGCTGGGTGTCCGCGCTCTTCGCCCCGGGGCAGGACGTGCCCGTGGAGCTCATGGCCCAGTGGATGCGCGAGAGCTTCCACGCCGTGGCGCCCAAGTCCGTGCTCAAGGCGGTCAAGGATGCCCCGGCCCGTTCGCCCCAGGTGAAGAAGTCCACTCCCGCGAAGAAGGCTCCCGCGGCGAAGAAGGCTCCGGCCAGGAAGGCTCCCGCGGCGAAGAAGGCCCCCGCGAAGAAGGCTCCGGCGAAGAAAGGGGGGCCTGGGGTGAAGCGGGCCCGCACGCCGCGGCGCGCCAGGGCGTAG
- the larC gene encoding nickel pincer cofactor biosynthesis protein LarC gives MRRILYLEPVGGIAGDMFLAVGIDLGLAPEAIEAALRGLKVPGWKLAVSRAVRHAISGTHLDVVLDAREVHPHRAYADIRRLIESASTLSDRAKARALAVFRAIGEAEAKVHGVSIDDIHFHEVGAVDSIVDICGAAVVLELLGDPEVHAAPPPLGSGTIRVAHGAMPIPVPATLELLRDVPVRFEGVGELTTPTGAALLKVLTKIGHPPDFIVEKVGYGVGTKDFRDRPNVLRASLGRMEASRSEGLWVVEANLDDATPQLLGHLVERMLGVGALDAWVAPVVMKKSRPGHLLSVLTEGGLRDAVVDTLLRESTSLGVRYHRVERQALERDWVEVETPWGRVRVKRGLLNGAVLNAHPEFEDCRRVAEEAKVPVKQVMAAALVALGLPG, from the coding sequence ATGCGACGCATCCTCTACCTGGAGCCGGTGGGAGGCATCGCCGGGGACATGTTCCTGGCGGTGGGCATCGACCTGGGGCTCGCGCCGGAGGCGATTGAAGCGGCGCTGCGAGGCCTGAAGGTGCCGGGGTGGAAGCTCGCGGTGAGCCGCGCGGTGCGCCACGCCATCAGCGGCACGCACCTGGACGTGGTGCTGGACGCGCGCGAGGTGCATCCGCACCGGGCCTACGCGGACATCCGCCGCCTCATCGAGTCCGCCTCCACGCTGTCGGACCGCGCGAAGGCGCGCGCGCTGGCGGTGTTCCGCGCCATCGGTGAGGCCGAGGCGAAGGTGCACGGCGTGTCCATCGACGACATCCACTTCCACGAAGTGGGCGCGGTGGACTCCATCGTCGACATCTGCGGCGCGGCGGTGGTGCTGGAGCTGTTGGGAGACCCGGAGGTCCACGCGGCGCCGCCGCCCCTGGGCAGCGGGACGATTCGCGTGGCCCATGGCGCCATGCCCATTCCGGTGCCGGCCACGCTGGAGCTGCTGCGCGACGTGCCCGTGCGCTTCGAGGGCGTGGGTGAGTTGACGACGCCCACTGGCGCGGCGCTGCTCAAGGTGCTCACGAAGATTGGCCACCCGCCCGACTTCATCGTGGAGAAGGTGGGCTATGGCGTGGGCACGAAGGACTTCCGCGACAGGCCCAACGTGCTGCGCGCGTCGCTGGGGCGCATGGAGGCGTCGCGCTCCGAGGGGCTCTGGGTGGTGGAGGCCAACCTGGATGACGCCACGCCGCAGCTGCTCGGGCACCTGGTGGAGCGGATGCTGGGTGTGGGCGCGCTGGACGCGTGGGTGGCGCCCGTCGTGATGAAGAAGAGCCGCCCCGGTCACCTGTTGAGCGTGCTGACGGAGGGCGGGCTGCGCGACGCGGTGGTGGACACGCTGCTGCGCGAGTCCACGTCGCTGGGCGTGCGCTACCACCGCGTGGAGCGTCAGGCGCTGGAGCGCGACTGGGTGGAGGTGGAGACGCCGTGGGGGCGGGTGCGCGTGAAGCGCGGCCTGCTCAACGGCGCGGTCCTCAACGCGCATCCCGAGTTCGAGGACTGCCGGCGTGTCGCGGAGGAGGCGAAGGTGCCGGTGAAGCAGGTGATGGCCGCGGCCCTGGTGGCGCTCGGGCTTCCCGGCTGA
- a CDS encoding chemotaxis protein CheW, which produces MRHVIFRVEKERYGLPLSAVREVVVPPARFTRVPRAPAAITGVMNLRGRVVTVVELRQLLGLPDGATPSARVVLLDRGRRDLGLLVTDVDGIEAVERVSTAPGKLTPAIRGVARLGGLGVTVLDPEGLDAAVVALFTHSK; this is translated from the coding sequence GTGCGGCACGTCATCTTCCGGGTGGAAAAAGAGCGCTACGGGTTGCCGCTATCCGCGGTGCGGGAGGTCGTCGTGCCTCCAGCGCGGTTCACCCGGGTTCCGCGCGCGCCCGCTGCGATTACCGGGGTGATGAACCTGCGGGGACGCGTGGTGACGGTGGTGGAGCTGCGGCAGTTGTTGGGGTTGCCGGACGGTGCCACCCCGTCGGCCCGCGTGGTTCTTCTGGACCGAGGCCGCAGGGATCTGGGACTGTTGGTGACGGACGTGGATGGAATCGAGGCGGTGGAGCGGGTGAGCACGGCACCGGGCAAGCTGACGCCGGCCATCCGAGGCGTTGCCCGGCTGGGTGGGCTGGGAGTGACGGTGCTGGACCCGGAGGGCCTGGACGCCGCGGTGGTTGCCTTGTTCACCCATTCCAAGTGA
- the larB gene encoding nickel pincer cofactor biosynthesis protein LarB, translated as MDEKSLKQLLGSVKSGRVSVDDAVGKLKDLPFAELGYATLDTHRNLRFGFPEVVLGGPKTVEQLLGIVGALVERKQTVLVTRLQEEKAEVLLERFPKAQYHPVARIFHLKQGKVRAGRVAVVTAGTSDIPVAEEAAVTAEAMGAEVRRVYDVGVAGIHRLLRRREEIQECHVAVVVAGMEGALASALGGLVGIPVVAVPTSVGYGANFQGLSALLAMVNSCASNVATMNIDNGFGGGFYAALVSRTKGRR; from the coding sequence ATGGACGAGAAGTCGCTGAAGCAGCTCTTGGGGAGCGTGAAGTCGGGCCGTGTCTCGGTGGATGACGCCGTGGGCAAGCTCAAGGACCTGCCCTTCGCGGAGCTGGGCTACGCGACGCTCGATACGCACCGCAACCTGCGCTTCGGGTTCCCCGAGGTGGTGCTGGGCGGGCCCAAGACGGTGGAGCAGCTGCTGGGCATCGTCGGCGCGCTGGTGGAGCGCAAGCAGACGGTGCTGGTGACGCGGCTGCAGGAGGAGAAGGCGGAGGTGCTGCTGGAGCGCTTCCCCAAGGCCCAGTACCACCCGGTGGCGCGCATCTTCCACCTCAAGCAGGGCAAGGTGCGCGCGGGCCGCGTGGCCGTCGTCACGGCGGGCACCAGCGACATCCCGGTGGCGGAGGAGGCCGCGGTGACGGCCGAGGCGATGGGCGCGGAGGTGCGCCGCGTCTACGACGTGGGCGTGGCGGGCATCCACCGGCTGCTGCGGCGGCGGGAAGAAATCCAGGAGTGCCATGTCGCCGTGGTGGTGGCGGGCATGGAGGGCGCGCTGGCGAGCGCGCTGGGCGGTCTGGTGGGCATCCCCGTGGTCGCGGTGCCCACGTCGGTGGGCTACGGCGCCAACTTCCAGGGCCTGTCCGCGCTGCTGGCGATGGTGAACTCCTGCGCCTCCAACGTGGCGACCATGAACATCGACAACGGCTTCGGTGGGGGCTTCTACGCGGCCCTCGTCTCGCGCACGAAGGGACGGCGGTGA
- a CDS encoding chemotaxis protein CheA, translated as MTMDMSRYLGLFISEATEHLESLGRDLVQLEREGSSSAVDSMFRHAHSVKGMASSMGFESIAIVAHRVEDLVDAVRQDRGRLDRDLVDLLLSASDTLLAQVRAVAEGRQPDDASTLLAQLGQRVTVMTGHAPTATRVAKVTVLKPEGSDGGEGSSGGGDPSGSGGATGSGGTSGATGAGGATGAGSTSGSGGATGAGSTSGSGGATGSGGTSGSGGTTGAGGTSGSGGATGSGSATSAGSSTGSGSTSGSGGTTGSIGPTGAGGTTGAGSSPGSEGSPSGSTGSTASAATPVPPRLTTEDGGVRGVLGIGAPPVSPASSNVSTGTPPGLTEASPNDLGTALKSASGGALPGERAEEPRGTTQRWAVRLRISPTCQVPGVRAFLVHKRLTNLGTLVDLRPALEELKAGRIPDGYIQAELETNVGDAGINASLKNVAEVDVVSVKLAVATPVPAVVPSSAGEGGRATGDSSSRTVRVRTELLDYFLDTVGELMLATARLREVGKVLPETVRPALEEGVYRLHTLVKDLHDKVMTARMTPLSLITDRLPRAARDIARRKEREVDLVITGAEIELDRAILDELADPLLHLLRNCIDHGLESPDERIAAKKGPRGRVLVAVKRARDRVIIELEDDGRGMNPAKLKTAAVSRGLLTPELAARMTDREAFMLSCLPGVSTAKDVTDISGRGVGMDAVKRVVESVGGTLEIDSEAGRGTRFTLRLPLTVAVVHLLLVEVGEEVFGLPIAKVVGATEADSEALSRSRETALLPHGNSLLPVHALDTLVGVPVPGLRGVRPFVVMEGDSGRVALGVDRLLGQEEVVLKPLSRPLDLLPGLSGVTILGSGRPVFILDVPRLLSA; from the coding sequence ATGACGATGGACATGTCCCGTTACCTGGGCCTCTTCATTTCAGAGGCCACCGAGCACCTGGAGTCGCTCGGACGGGACCTGGTACAGCTGGAGCGGGAAGGCTCCTCGAGCGCGGTCGACTCGATGTTCCGTCACGCCCACTCGGTGAAGGGCATGGCGTCGTCGATGGGCTTCGAGTCCATCGCCATCGTGGCGCACCGGGTGGAGGACCTGGTTGATGCCGTGCGGCAGGACCGAGGCCGGCTGGACCGGGACCTGGTGGACCTGCTGCTGAGTGCCTCGGACACGCTGCTGGCGCAGGTGCGCGCCGTGGCCGAGGGACGCCAGCCGGATGACGCGTCGACGCTCCTGGCGCAGCTGGGGCAGCGAGTCACCGTGATGACGGGCCACGCGCCCACCGCGACCCGCGTCGCGAAGGTGACCGTGCTCAAGCCGGAGGGCTCCGACGGAGGTGAGGGCTCGTCGGGTGGTGGCGATCCTTCGGGCTCGGGCGGTGCGACGGGTTCGGGTGGCACCTCAGGGGCGACGGGCGCAGGCGGTGCGACGGGCGCGGGCAGCACATCAGGTTCAGGCGGTGCGACGGGCGCGGGCAGCACATCAGGTTCCGGCGGTGCGACGGGTTCAGGCGGCACCTCCGGCTCCGGCGGTACGACGGGCGCGGGCGGCACCTCAGGCTCAGGCGGTGCGACGGGCTCAGGCAGTGCGACGAGCGCAGGCAGCTCGACGGGCTCTGGAAGCACCTCAGGCTCCGGCGGTACGACGGGCTCAATCGGCCCGACGGGCGCGGGCGGCACCACGGGGGCAGGCAGCTCGCCCGGCTCCGAGGGCAGCCCCAGTGGGAGCACGGGTTCGACCGCCAGCGCGGCGACGCCCGTTCCGCCCCGGCTGACCACGGAAGACGGTGGCGTCCGAGGCGTGCTGGGCATCGGTGCCCCGCCAGTCTCGCCCGCAAGCAGCAACGTCTCCACGGGCACGCCTCCCGGGCTCACGGAGGCCTCGCCAAATGATCTCGGCACGGCGCTCAAGTCGGCCTCCGGGGGCGCGCTTCCCGGCGAGCGCGCCGAGGAGCCGCGTGGCACCACCCAGCGCTGGGCGGTGCGCCTGCGCATCTCCCCCACCTGCCAGGTGCCCGGCGTGCGCGCCTTCCTGGTGCACAAGCGGCTCACGAACCTGGGCACGCTGGTGGACCTGCGGCCCGCGCTGGAGGAACTCAAGGCGGGCCGCATCCCGGATGGCTACATCCAGGCGGAGCTGGAGACGAACGTCGGCGACGCGGGCATCAACGCCTCGCTGAAGAACGTGGCGGAAGTGGACGTCGTCTCCGTGAAGCTCGCGGTGGCCACGCCCGTCCCCGCCGTCGTTCCGTCCTCGGCCGGCGAGGGAGGCCGCGCGACGGGAGACTCCTCCTCGCGCACGGTCCGCGTGCGCACGGAGCTGCTGGACTACTTCCTCGACACGGTGGGCGAGCTGATGCTCGCCACGGCGCGCCTGCGTGAAGTGGGCAAGGTGCTGCCGGAGACCGTGCGCCCCGCGTTGGAGGAGGGCGTCTACCGACTGCACACGCTGGTGAAGGACCTGCACGACAAGGTGATGACCGCGCGCATGACGCCGCTGTCGCTCATCACCGACCGGCTTCCCCGCGCGGCGCGAGACATTGCCCGTCGCAAGGAGCGCGAGGTCGACCTGGTCATCACCGGCGCGGAAATCGAGCTCGACCGCGCCATCCTCGACGAGCTGGCGGACCCGCTGCTGCACCTGCTGCGCAACTGCATCGACCACGGCCTGGAGTCCCCCGACGAGCGCATCGCCGCGAAGAAGGGGCCTCGCGGGCGCGTGCTCGTGGCCGTCAAGCGCGCCCGGGACCGCGTCATCATCGAGCTGGAAGACGACGGCCGGGGCATGAACCCCGCGAAGCTGAAGACCGCGGCCGTGTCGCGGGGCCTGCTGACGCCGGAGCTCGCCGCGCGCATGACGGACCGCGAGGCGTTCATGCTCTCGTGTCTGCCGGGCGTCTCCACGGCGAAGGACGTGACGGACATCTCCGGCCGAGGCGTCGGAATGGACGCCGTCAAGCGCGTGGTGGAGAGCGTCGGCGGCACGCTCGAAATCGACAGCGAAGCGGGCCGAGGCACCCGCTTCACCCTGCGCCTCCCCCTGACGGTGGCCGTGGTGCACCTGCTGCTGGTGGAGGTGGGCGAGGAGGTCTTCGGCCTGCCCATCGCGAAGGTGGTGGGGGCCACGGAGGCGGACAGCGAGGCGCTCAGCCGCAGTCGTGAGACGGCGCTGTTGCCGCATGGCAACTCGCTGCTGCCCGTGCACGCGCTGGACACGCTCGTGGGCGTGCCGGTGCCGGGGCTGCGGGGCGTGCGTCCCTTCGTGGTGATGGAGGGAGACTCCGGACGGGTGGCGTTGGGCGTGGACCGGCTGCTCGGGCAGGAGGAAGTGGTGCTCAAGCCGCTGTCGCGGCCGCTGGATTTGCTGCCAGGACTCTCTGGAGTGACCATCCTGGGGAGCGGCCGTCCGGTCTTCATCCTGGATGTGCCGAGGTTACTGTCCGCGTGA
- a CDS encoding chemotaxis protein CheC, with amino-acid sequence MSLSLPSDAQLDALREVANIGCGHAANALSRLMGGRQVDLSVPRVLLAGPEDAAGMLGGDGPAVGAWLSITGGLRGVMMLGLSQADGQSLETLLLGDQTSGQEERDSAVSEAANIVASACLSAIGKLTSWRLMPSVPTLRRGSARVLVNAAVSQVEGDASRVVVLEARFMASSTPSVSGQLLLVLERESSRALLARLGV; translated from the coding sequence GTGAGCCTGTCTCTTCCCAGCGACGCGCAGCTCGATGCCCTGCGCGAGGTGGCCAACATCGGCTGTGGCCATGCCGCCAACGCGCTCTCCCGCCTGATGGGGGGGCGTCAGGTGGACCTGTCCGTCCCTCGCGTGCTGCTCGCGGGGCCCGAGGACGCGGCGGGGATGCTGGGGGGCGATGGGCCCGCGGTGGGGGCCTGGCTCTCCATCACCGGGGGCCTGCGGGGCGTGATGATGCTCGGGCTGTCCCAGGCGGATGGCCAGTCCCTGGAGACGTTGCTGCTGGGAGACCAGACGTCCGGGCAGGAGGAGCGCGACAGCGCGGTGTCCGAGGCCGCCAACATCGTCGCGAGCGCCTGTCTGTCCGCCATCGGCAAGCTGACGTCGTGGCGGCTGATGCCGTCGGTGCCCACGCTGCGGCGGGGCAGCGCGCGGGTGTTGGTGAACGCGGCGGTGTCCCAGGTCGAGGGCGACGCGAGCCGGGTGGTGGTGCTGGAGGCGCGCTTCATGGCCTCGTCGACGCCCTCGGTGAGCGGGCAGCTTCTGTTGGTGCTGGAGCGGGAGAGCTCGCGGGCGCTTCTGGCGCGGCTGGGCGTGTAG